The Malus domestica chromosome 13, GDT2T_hap1 genome includes a window with the following:
- the LOC103452040 gene encoding uncharacterized protein → MASEESRIEDELSHPILLAERVRTAVDEAESFKLECSEVGKQVDRLSQKLRTVVRLATAAPVLYERPIRRIVAEVSKNLERALTLVRKCKRQSILRRVVTITSAADFRKLFNFLESSVGDMKWLLSLFDPDTAGNNGIELSLAPIASNDPILSWVWSFIATVQMGQLPHRIEAANELASLAQDNDRNKKIIVDEGGVSPLLKLLKEGSSPDAQIAAATALYNLAGDQEKVKAIVNEVGVPIIVQVLGDSPMRVQSHVATLVARMAEHDSISQEDFARENVIRPLVTLLSFEMFGEDQSNDQLGKQSIHSLIQINREIEKSTLAKPQSRGSSSSSDSMYRPHSNTYSSSSYSYYSEGSSRGGHHRKERENEKPHVKLQLKISCAAALWMLARGSVLNGRRITETKGLLCLAKLVEKEQGELQFNCLMTIMEITAAAESNAELRRAAFKTNSPAAKAVVDQLLRLIKEVDSPILQIPAVKSIGLLARAFPARETRVIGPLVTQLSHKDLDMGTEAAIALGKFACPDNFLCMEHSKRIIESNAIPPLMKLLRGNEHSWLHGLILLCYLALHSGNTNSLEPTRVLTVLEGADRSALPQHPELRELVSKAIYHLNLYHTGGHSQRMAFVP, encoded by the coding sequence ATGGCTTCGGAGGAGAGCCGAATAGAGGACGAACTGTCGCACCCGATTCTGCTGGCGGAGCGGGTCCGGACCGCCGTCGACGAGGCGGAGTCGTTCAAGCTGGAGTGCTCCGAGGTGGGGAAGCAGGTGGATCGTCTCTCGCAGAAGCTCCGAACCGTGGTCCGGTTGGCCACGGCAGCCCCGGTTCTGTACGAGCGCCCGATTCGGCGCATCGTCGCCGAGGTGTCGAAGAATCTGGAGCGGGCCCTGACCCTGGTCCGTAAGTGCAAGCGCCAGAGCATCCTACGACGTGTCGTAACCATCACGAGCGCCGCCGACTTCCGGAAGCTCTTCAACTTCCTCGAGTCCTCCGTCGGCGACATGAAGTGGCTGCTCAGCTTATTCGACCCGGACACCGCTGGCAATAACGGAATTGAACTCTCCCTCGCCCCGATTGCCAGCAACGACCCGATTCTCTCGTGGGTCTGGTCATTCATCGCCACCGTCCAAATGGGTCAGCTGCCGCATCGTATCGAGGCCGCCAATGAGCTCGCCTCACTGGCGCAGGACAACGACCGGAACAAGAAGATTATTGTCGACGAAGGCGGAGTCTCGCCGCTACTGAAATTGTTGAAGGAGGGCTCGTCGCCTGATGCCCAAATTGCGGCGGCGACGGCGCTCTATAATCTGGCGGGCGATCAGGAGAAGGTGAAGGCTATTGTGAATGAGGTTGGGGTGCCTATTATTGTGCAGGTTCTGGGCGACTCGCCGATGAGGGTTCAGAGCCATGTGGCGACCCTGGTGGCTCGGATGGCAGAGCATGACAGCATTTCCCAGGAGGATTTCGCCAGGGAGAATGTGATCAGGCCGCTGGTGACGCTACTGTCGTTCGAGATGTTTGGGGAGGATCAGAGTAATGATCAGTTGGGTAAGCAAAGCATTCACTCTCTGATTCAGATTAATAGGGAAATAGAGAAGAGCACATTAGCAAAACCGCAATCGAGAGGCAGTAGCAGTAGCAGCGACAGTATGTATAGACCTCATTCGAATACGTATTCAAGTTCTTCGTATTCTTATTATTCGGAGGGTAGTAGCCGAGGCGGGCATCAtaggaaggagagggagaatGAGAAGCCTCATGTTAAGCTTCAGCTGAAAATTAGTTGCGCCGCGGCGTTGTGGATGCTTGCCAGGGGCAGTGTTTTGAATGGTAGGAGGATAACTGAGACCAAAGGTTTGCTTTGTTTGGCTAAGTTGGTGGAGAAGGAACAGGGTGAGTTGCAATTCAACTGTTTGATGACTATAATGGAGATAACGGCTGCGGCTGAATCCAATGCTGAACTTAGACGAGCCGCGTTTAAGACCAATTCTCCGGCTGCCAAGGCGGTTGTGGATCAGCTCTTGAGACTGATCAAAGAGGTGGACAGCCCGATACTGCAAATTCCTGCTGTAAAATCGATTGGCTTGCTTGCCAGGGCATTCCCTGCTAGAGAGACGCGGGTCATTGGTCCGCTAGTGACTCAACTTAGCCACAAAGATCTTGACATGGGAACTGAAGCGGCAATTGCACTGGGGAAGTTTGCCTGTCCGGATAATTTTCTCTGTATGGAGCATTCGAAGAGGATAATTGAGTCCAACGCTATACCGCCTCTGATGAAACTGCTAAGAGGAAACGAACACTCGTGGCTGCACGGATTGATTCTTCTTTGCTACCTTGCATTGCACTCTGGGAATACCAACTCTTTGGAACCGACCAGGGTGTTGACAGTCCTTGAAGGGGCTGACCGCAGTGCACTCCCCCAACATCCCGAGTTGAGAGAGTTGGTGTCCAAGGCGATATATCACCTCAATCTGTACCACACTGGAGGTCATTCGCAAAGGATGGCATTTGTGCCGTGA